GGCGCTTTCCCAGAGCAGGAAATCGCTCAGGCGCTGCTCGCCTCCCGTGCGGATGAGCAGGTCGACGTCGGGCGCGCCCGCCCCGCCATAGGCCTGGCCGAGGCGCCGGGCGAAGGCCTCGCGGGGATGCGGTCGGCCTGGCCGTCCCGGCCACGCCGCGCGCAGGATCATGTCGCGCGCCGAGTAGTCCACGGCCAGACGCAGATGGAGGCCGCGCGCCTCCGCCGTCTGGGCCTCGGCGCGAGTGACCGCGGCCGAGAGGGTGGCGGGAAGCCGGTCGCGCCGCCCGATGAGCGATAGGCGGACCCCATGCGCGGCCAGCGCGGCGGCCTCGCTTCGGAGGAATGATCCGAGGAGGGCCATGAGCCCATCGACCTCCGCCCGCGGCCGCTTCCAGTTGTCGGAGGAGAAGGCGAAGAGGGTCAGGGTGCCGATCCCGAGCCCGGGCGCGGCCTCGACCACGCGGCGGGCGGCGCGGACTCCGCGCCGATGGCCGGCCAGACGCGGCAGGCCTCGGGCGCTGGCCCAGCGGCCATTGCCGTCCATGACGATGGCCACGTGAAGTCCGCTCGACGGTGCCTGTCTAAAAGAACTTTGAATCATGAAGTATCACCTCAAAAAAAAGGGAGAGGGTCAGCGGCCGAGCGTGTGTCGCGTGGCCCGGATCAGCGCTTCCATGTGGTTGAGGTATCGGGCGAGCTCGCGGCGGCCCAAGGGGGCCAGCCGGTACTCCGTCCGCGGCCGCCGGCCTTCGAAGGTCTTGGTGCAGACGACGTGATGGGCATCCTCGAGCTTGCGGCAGTGGACGGAGAGGTTGCCGTCCGTGGTCTTGAGCAGGGCTTTGAGCTCGTTGAAGGTGAGCGATTCGGAGGCCGCGAGCGCGCTCACGATGCCCAGGCGCAGGCGATGATGGATCACGCTCTCGGGGGCGAGATCGGTCCGGCGAGCGCCCGGACGCCGCTCCGCCGGCGCGGCCTCGTGCGCTCGGGCGCCCTGGCGCGGTCGGCGCGCCGTGCCCGCCTCAGCCACCGTACTGCCTCGCGATCAGGACGCCGAAGACCACGTGCAAGCCGCCGAAGCCCACGATGAGCAGGAGATCGCCCCAGGCGGCGGGACCGAGCAGGGCGCAGGCGCCGAGGGCCATGAACCCGACGCCCATGACGGGCACCACGCGCACCGAGAAGGCCCCGCCGGCCACCACGCCCGCGCCATAGACGAGGAGCCAGAGACCGGGGAGGAGGCTCCACTGGCCGGCGCGGGCCAGGACGACGGTCAGGAGCCCGCCCGCGAGCATGGCGGGGGCCAGGCAGAGGGCGAACTTTCGCGCGGGACCTGAGGCGAGCGGGAGACCCGCCGCGCGGCTCTTGCGCGCGGTAGCGAGCGCGGCGAGGGGCACCGACACGGCGGCGAGGGCGAGCCAGAGGAGGAGCCAGCGCTCGCGCGTGCGAGCCAGCGAGGCGAGCGTGCCGACAAGGACGGCCAGGAGCCCGACCCCGATCAGGGCCCCGCCGGAAAAGGTGGTGACGGAAGCCTGCTCCATGGTCTCGCGGATGAAACGGAGATCGGCGAGGGCCCGGTCGTGGAGGGCCGCGGTCGATGGAGCAGGCATCGGTCGGTCGGCCGGCATGGCTCTACGGATAGCCGGCCTGGCTAGGATCTGTCAAGTACTTTATTTTGTAGAGTGCCGGGGCATCCGCTGCCTCGGGTGCCTGCCTTCGCACGTGGCGCGGCCTGACCTGATCAGCTAGTCTCACCGAGCATGAGCTCTTCCCGGCCCCGGCCGCAGGTCCTTCGGTGGTCGGGCGCCTTGCTCGTCATCCTCGCGGTCCTCGGCCGGGCCCTTGCCGCCGAGCGCCTCGAACCGCCTCCGCGCGACGAGAGCGTGATCCAGCTCCCGCCCGTCCGGGTGACGGCGCCGGCGCCCTTGCCGGACGCGCTGCCTCGAAATTGGGTGCCGGGGGCGGTGGACATCCTGGAGCGGCCTGAGATCGGGCCGTCGCGACCTTCGGTCCTCCCGGACGTGCTCGAGCGGCTGCCGGGAGTGACTCTCCAGAACGAGCAGGGGACTCCTTTCCAGCCTACGCTGACCTTGCGGGGCTTCGTCGTGTCGCCCGTGACGGGCCTTCCCCAGGGGGTGAGCGTCTTCCTCGACGGCGTGCGGCTCAACGAGCCCACGGTCGAGGAGGTGAACTTCGATCTGATCCCCTTGGAGGACGTGGACCGCATCGAGGTCATCCGCGGCCCCTCCGTCCTCTTCGGTCGCAACACGCTGGGCGGGGCTATCAGCCTGACCACGCGCCGCGGAGAGGCGCGCCGCGAGATCGGCACGGAGCTGTCCGGCGGGAGCTTCGGGCGGATCAACACCCGACTCCTGATGAGCGGGGAGGCTCGTCCCCTCGACTACTACGTGTCCCTGACCGGAGTCCGCGAGGAGGGATATCGGGACGATACCCAGAGCCGGCTCGCCCGCGCCTTCGCCAAGGTTGGCGTGCGCGCGGCCGGGCTCGACGCGACGGTCTCCTACCAGTACAGCAACAATCGCATCAGGCAGGCTGGATCGCTTCCGCAGAGCGAGCTGCGGTTCAACCGGCAAGCGAACATCTCCCCCGACTTCTTCGCCCCGGAGCTGCATCTCGCCATCATCAATGCCCGGTATGGACTCGGCGACGCTCTGACCCTGGAGGGCAACGCCTTCGTTCGCGCCCTCTCCACGGAGCAATTCAACGCGAACCTGATCGGCGCCAACACGCGGCTGCTCAACAGCACGCTGTCAACGGGCGGCCGACTCCAGGGAAGCTACCGCGGCGAGGTGGCGGGAGGCGACAACGTACTGATCGGGGGCGGCGAATACGTGCGCACCAGGGTCGCCAGCCGGACGTTCCAGGCGACCGGAGGGGCGGGGGAGTCGCTCGAGGCGGACCTCACCGATGATCAGCACACGCTGGGTTTCTATGCCCAGGACACCCTGGTGCTCTTCCGCGGCTTCGCCGGCCCCGGCTCGAGCCTCGTCCTGACCGCGGCGGCCCGCTGGGACCGCCTGCGCCACGACATCGGCGACCGCCTCGGCGGCGAGAGCGCGGGCGTCCACGACTTCAGCCGCTTGAACCCGCGCGCGGGGGCCAACCTGAATCTCAGCGAGCGACTCGGGTTCTTCGCCAGCTATTCAGAAGGATTTCGCGCGCCGGCATTTCTGGAGCTGACGTGCGCGGGGCCGGGCGCCGTCTGCCCGGGGCTCCAGGTGGGCGTGGCCCCGGATCCACAGCTCAAGCCGGTGACCGCGCGCAACTACGAGATCGGCATGCGCTCTCGGCCGTTCCTCTGGCTCGACCTCGACCTGACCGCGTATCGGATCGATGTCAGCGATGACATCTTTTCCGTCTCGCCCACGGGTACCACGGGGGTCTTCTTCCAGAACGTGGGCCGGACCCGCCGCCAAGGCGTGGAAGTTGGGCTCCGGGGCCGGCTGGGTCGCACGCTCGACGGATACGTGAACTACTCGTACACCGAGGCCACGTTCCTGGAGTCGACCGAGCTGGCCACGCCGCTTCCTCCGGGGGTGCAATCGGTGCGCGTGGGCAGTTCGCTCACTCTCGTGCCCCGTCATCGCGTCAACGCGGGTTTGGCCTACCGTCCATGGCCATGGCTTACCCTCTCAGTGGATGCGCGCTATGTCTCGTCGCAGTTCCTTCGGGGCGACGAGGCCAATCGTCAGCCGCCCCTGCCGGGGTACTGGGTCCTCGATGGCGGCCTCGCCGCTCGCTGGCGAGGCTTCGAGGCCTTCGTCAGGATCAACAACGTCCTCGACAACCGCTATGAGCCGTTCGGCACCTTTGCTCCCAACGGCCACCTCCCAGGCAATCCTGTCGATCGCTTCCTGACGCCGGCGCCCCCCCTCAGTGTCTTGGCAGGCCTCCAGTACACGTACTAGGTACCTGGGAGGGGCCTTCGACCCAGATCCACACTTGACATCGGTATCCCGTAGGCGCTAATAGGCGCTAATAGGACTGACCTTGCCCAGGGTTCGCCCCGGGGCAGTTTGAGCTCTACGCGTTGCGTTACGAGCTGGGGTAGTTTGGCCGCAGCCCCCTTTCCTTCGAGGAGGTCAAAGCGATGAGTGATACACAGCCTGTCCAAACGGACCACGCGTCGGTCAACCGCCGCCGCTTCCTGAAAGTGGCCGGGGGAGGCGTGGCGGGAAGCTCGCTCCTGACCATGCTGCAGGCGCGTCAGGCCCCGGCGCAGATCAAGGGAACCACGCTGCGCATCCTGCAGTGGAGCCACTTCATCCCGGCCTACGACGCCTGGTACGACAGGTTCGCCAAGGAGTGGGGCGACAAGAACGGTGTCAAGGTGCGGGTGGACCACATCCCCCACCTCGACATCCCGGCACGGATGGCGGCGGAGTTCGCGGCCGGGGCCGGCCACGACATCATCTACAACGGCTCGTCCATCTTGACGCGGCTCTACTACAAGAACCTGGCGGACCTCACCGACGTTGCCGACGCGGCCGGGAAGAAGTACGGGGGCTGGATCCCCGCGGCGAAGTCCCTCGTCGAGGTGGAGGGGCGCTGGTATGGCCTTCCCATCTTCTACATCCTGGCGCCCATGCTCTACCGCAAGGATCTCTTCGACGCCAACAACCTGAAGTATCCCGACACCTGGGAGCTGGCCCGCGTGGCGGCGCGAACCCTGAAACCCAAGGGGCATCCTACGGGCATCGCGCTGTCTCAATGCGCTGACGCGAACCTCTTCTGGCGCTCGATGTTCTTCAGCCACGGCGGGACGGAGGCGGAGCCCTCGGGCGCAAGCCCCACCCTCGACTCAAAGGAGCTGCGGGAGTTTCTCCGCTTCGCCAAGGCCCTCTTCGAGGAGGGTATGACCCCGGAGGTGTTCTCCTGGGATGACGCCTCCGACAATCGATATCTGGCTTCGGGCGTGGCCTGCTGGGTCCACGATGCGATCTCGGCGTACCGCACCACCGAGGACACCAATCCTCCGGTGTTCAAGAACACCTTCCTCGGGCTCGAGCCCCAGGGGCTGCCCAACAAGCGGGTCAGCGTGGCTGCGCCCAACGTCTGGATGGTGTGGAAGTTCTCGAAGAACCAGGGGGCGGCCAAGGAATGGTTGGCGTACCTCATCGACAACGATCTGGTGGGTATGACCGAGAGCCGCGGCTACAACATGCCGTACCTCACCGACCGCTACAAGAAGCCGATGCCCGTCATCGGGACTGACCCCAAGCTCCAGATCCTCCAGGACTTCCCGAAGATCGTCGCCTTCTACGGCTATCCGGGACCGTCCACCACTCCCATCCAGGAGATCGTCAACACCTTCATCTTCCCCGACATGATCACCAGGTTCTGTCGCGGCCAGAGCATGGAAGAGGCGATTAAGTGGGGGGTGGGCGAGTACCGTCGGATCTACGCCAAGCACAAGGGCGCATGACGGCAAGCTCGTCGAGCGGCGGCCCGGACGCGGCAAGCGCCCGGGCCGCTGCCATTTCTGTCGCCTCCCGGGCTCGTACCTCGGGGTGGTTCCGAAGCCAGACTTCCCGGCGGCTCGGTGTCGGGTATCTTCTGCTGGCTCCCGCGGTCCTCTACGTTCTCCTTCTCGTCGGGGCGCCTTTCCTCTTCTCGCTGTACCTCGCGCTGAGCGACGCCAACGTCGGCGAGCCCGTGGCGTCCTTCGTGGGGCTGGCCAACTTCCGGGCCGCTCTGGAGAGCGACGTCTTCTACATCGCCCTCCGCAACAGCATCGTCTTCACCGTGGTGGCGGCGATCTTCAAGGGCTTGCTGGGGACGACCCTGGCGTTTCTGTTGCTCCAGCCCTTCTGGGGAAGGAAGGTCGTGCGCGGCCTGGTGGTGATCCCCTTCACCCTTCCCGTCACCATCAGCGTGCTCTCCTGGAAATGGATGTACGACTCCCAGTTCAGCGTCATCAACTGGTTCCTGAGCCGGATCGGGCTCGTGGGGAGCTACGGCTCCCCGGATTGGCCGGTGTGGCTGGGCCAGGCGCATCTGGCCCTGGCCGCCTGCATCATCGTCAACGTCTGGCGCAGCTTTCCCTTCTCCGCCATCGTGCTGCTGGCGGGGTTCACGTCGGTGCCCACGGAGATCCTGGACGCGGCCAGGGTGGACGGCACGAGCTTCTTCCAGCGGTTCCGCTACGTGGTGGTGCCGATGATCGCCCCCATCCTCCTCATTGGGTTCCTCTTCGACACCGTGTTCACGCTGTCGGACCTCAGCATCGTGTACCTGCTCACCCAGGGCGGGCCGGCCAACGCCACCAAGATCCTGCCCGTGCTCGCGTACCAGGTCGGGATCCAGGCAGGGGCCCTCGGCCGGGGAGCGGCCATCTCGCTCTTCCTCTTCCCCCTTCTGCTGCCGCTCATGATCCTGCTCCTCAGGAACCTCAAGCGGAGAGAGGACTAGCCCATGGCGGCTCCGCGCACCCGACGGCAGAAGGAGATCCGGCGCCACCTCTGGATCTACGGGGCGATCACCCCCTACGTCATCATCGCCGTGTTTCCGATCTACTGGATGGTCATCACGGCCTTCAAGCAGAATCCCGACCTCTACCGGATGGACGTCTTCCCGCTCTGGTTCCACATGGCGCCCACCTGGAAGCACTTCTCGTATCTGTTCACCGACACGAACTACGCTGCCTGGATCATCAACACCATGACCATCGCGGCGTGGGTGGCGGTGATAACGCTGCTCGTCGGGGTACCGGCCGGCTACGCCCTGGCCCGGCTCCGGATTCCCGGGTCCGAAAACCTCGGGATTTCCGTGTTCATGACCTACCTGGTTCCGGCCATCATCCTTTTCCTCCCGCTCTCGAGGGTGGTGTCGATGCTGGGGCTGCAGGACAACTGGTGGTCGCTGGTCTTGGTGTATCCGACCATCACCATCCCGTTCTGCACGTGGCTCCTCATGGGCTTCTTCAAGACCCTGCCCACGGAGATAGAGGAGGCGGCACGGGTCGATGGCTGCGGGTACCTCGGCGCCCTCGTCCGTGTCGTCCTGCCCGTGAGCGTCCCGGGGATCCTCACGTCGGTGATCTTCGCCTTCACGCTCTCGATGCAGGACTTCCTCTACGGGCTGGCCTTCGTCGCGCCGGGTGACCAGAAGCCGGTCACCGTAGGCGTGCCCACCGAGCTGATCCGGGGCGACGTGTACTTCTGGGGTTCGTTGATGGCGGCGGCCCTGATGGTAGGGCTGCCCGTGGCGATTCTCTACAACTTCTTCCTGGACCGTTTCATCCAGGGGATCACCGGCGGGATCGGGAAGTAGGCGGGGCCGATGCCGGCCCCGCCTCGAGCGGCCGAGCCTGTCTAGTCGTCCTTGTCCGGCTTCTGGACGGGATCGGGACGGCCGGGGTAGCCAAGATGGATCATCAGATACTTGACCGGCTTGTTCGAGGAATTGGCGTGGTTGTGCCACCACCCGCCGTTGTCCATGAAGGACTGACCCGCGGCGTGGTACTGCGCGCCCTTCATGCCCACCGGGCCTGCCTCGTAGTCCGTGGTGAGCACGCCTTCGATCACGTAGATGTAGGTCGGCACCCGGAACTGCTGCTTCCCGGTTTGTCCGCCGGGTTCCAGCTCCACCGTCGCTCCCGAGACGAAGATCGGTGTGTTCACGGTGGCCGTGAAGCCGCCGAGCGACGAGACCAGCCCCTTGACCGTGAGCCCTTTCGGCTCCGGCGGCTTTTGGGCTTGGGCCTCCGCGGGCAGGCCCGTCAGGCCGACGATGAGCAAGCTGGCTGCGGCAACGATGGAAACCTTGTTGATCATCGGTGCGCTCCCCAGGTGGACATGTGAGTTGCAGATTGGCGGTTCAGGCCGCTCCGCGGTGTCCGCCGGCCTGCTCTCCCGCGCGTCCGGCGCCCGGAACCCCGCCGGGCTACGCGGAGGCTAGCAGAGGCTCTTCGCGAATGTCAAGGTTCGGCTTCCGCGCCGGCGGCGACGCTTCGTGGGCATCGCTCATTGTCGTGGGGTTGCTCTGGCTTCTCGCCTCGAGTCACCGGTCAGCGCACGCGGCGGACGTCTCGGTGGGGTTCCGCGTGGACGTCGTGGCCACGGGAATTGCCCGCCCGATCCAGCTCGCCTTTGACCCCCAGGGCAGACTCGTGGTCCTGAGCCACGGCTGGCGAGGCGATGCCGCCGCGGAAATCTATCGCGTTCACCTCGGAGGCCATCTGCCGGTGGATGCCGCGCGGGTGCCCCGCGTCGTGGTGCCGTTCAAGGATGAGTTGCGAAAGACCGTGTTCGGCAGCCTCGCGCTCGATCCTCAGGGGGGGGACCTCTTCCTCGGCGAGGAGAACGGCAATCGCATCTATCGACTTGGCGCGGACCAGCGCCTCCAGGCGGTGGCAGTGGGACTGAACCACCTCCTGGGCGGCAGCGCGCTCGCGCTCGACCGGCAGGGGCGGCTCGTCTTCCTCGACTACGCGAGCCCGGAAACGAATCTGCGGTCGGAGACGCCGCTCCCACCGTCGCTCAGCTGGCTCATCGACGAAGGGTATCGAGGCCCCCTGGTATTCCGCATCGATCCGCGCGAGGACCGGCCCCTGCCCAGACGAGCCGATCTCCTCGTTCCCGTGCTGCCAAAGACCGAGGTGGTGGACTTGCGCAAGGAGCCCCTCTGGCGACTGATCGGCGTGGCCGCGGCGAGCGGTGACGACCTCGTCTTCCTGAGCGTGGTCGGGGAAGTGTTCCGCTTCGGATCCGACGGCGATCTGCGTCTCGTTGCCCGATTGCCCGCCCTTCACTACCACCGGATCAACCTGGCCGTCGGGCCCGACGGCAGCGTGTTCGTGTCGGGGGGATTCCACATCCGCCAGATCTTCCGGATCTCGCCGACCGGGCAGGTGAGCACCGTGGCCAGCGAGCTGGGCGACCCGGGCGGCATCGTGTTCGACCGCGAGGGCGCGCTCTACGTCGCCGAGACCGCGCTCCATCGCATCATCCGCATCTCCCCCGCCGGCCGCCGATAAGGCCTCATCTGCTTCGTTGGCGCCCTCGATCGCACGCTCAACGTACAGAGAGTACGCCTCGCGTGCGACCTTCGGGCGCCGCCTCGCATCTGAGGCCTTCTCGACGCCCGGCGCCGTTTTCTGCCGCCAATCACGAGGACTCGGCCGGTCGTCGAGAAGGGTCCAGATGCGAGGCGGCGAGTGCGGCGGCACCCCGAGGCGTACTCTCTGTACGTTGAGCGGGTGCCGCCGCACTCGCCAACGAAGCAGATGGGCCCTTATCGGCGGCCGGCTAGGCGCCTTCGACCATGGCGGCCGTGAGGCCGCGGACATAGTCCCGCGCGAAGAGGGCGGAGATCGCGACCACGGGGATGGCCATCAGATTGACCCCCGCCACCGCGGCCAGCTCGTCGAGAGCCACGTCGAAGGTGCCGATCCCGGCCGTGATCGTCTGGCTTTGCCCACTCAAGAGAAAGACGGAGGCGATCATGAAGTCGCTGGCCACGGTTCCGAGGGCGAAGATGCCCGCGGCCACGAGGACGGGGCGGCTCATGGGCAGGACGATGCGGAAGAAGGCGGTGGTCCGGCTCGCGCCCTCGATGAGGGCCGCCTCCTCGATCTCCCGGGGCAGGTGCTGGAAGTAGGCCGAGAGCATCCACACGCAGAAGGGCAGGGCCATGCTGGGATAGATGAAGAGGAGGGCGAGGAGGTTGTCGTCCAGCCCGAACGCGTTCACGACCTGGAAGAGCGGGATGAAGAGGATGGTCTGGGGGATGACGTAGGTGGCGAAGATCGCGCGCCGCCACCACCGGAAGCCCGGGGGACGCAGCCGGCCGAGGGCATACGCCGCGGCGACACTTATGACAAGGGTCGCCACCACCGAGCCGGCAAACACGAAGAAAGTGTTGGCGAGCCAGTCCAGGAAGGGGTAGGAGCGGCGGAGCGCGTCCCCCACGAAGCCCCGAGTCTCGCTCTTGCGCTCGAATAGCTCCTCGAAGTTCTCGAAGGTCGGATTCATGACGATGAACGGGTTGCCGAAGACGTCCTCCTGGGGGGTCTTCAGCGACTGCACCAGCATGAAGTAGATCGGGAAGAGGCAGTAGACCGCGGCCAGGAGCATCAGGGTCCCATGGCCGAGCTTCGTCCACCAGGGCCTCGGGTTCATGCCGCCTCCGGCGAAGGGGGATCGAAAAGCCGGAAAAGCACGAAGAGAACCCCGAGCAGGAACGGGACCAGCGTCAACGAAAGCGCCGAGGCGGGTCCGAACTGGCCCGCCTTGATGGCGAGCCAGTAGGCGTGGGTGCCGATGACGGGGAAGACGATACGGCCCGCGG
The DNA window shown above is from Candidatus Methylomirabilota bacterium and carries:
- a CDS encoding di-trans,poly-cis-decaprenylcistransferase, whose protein sequence is MIQSSFRQAPSSGLHVAIVMDGNGRWASARGLPRLAGHRRGVRAARRVVEAAPGLGIGTLTLFAFSSDNWKRPRAEVDGLMALLGSFLRSEAAALAAHGVRLSLIGRRDRLPATLSAAVTRAEAQTAEARGLHLRLAVDYSARDMILRAAWPGRPGRPHPREAFARRLGQAYGGAGAPDVDLLIRTGGEQRLSDFLLWESAYAELCFVPRMWPDFGPVDLAAALRDFHARDRRFGSLPLATSSTSTRRS
- a CDS encoding TonB-dependent receptor, producing MSSSRPRPQVLRWSGALLVILAVLGRALAAERLEPPPRDESVIQLPPVRVTAPAPLPDALPRNWVPGAVDILERPEIGPSRPSVLPDVLERLPGVTLQNEQGTPFQPTLTLRGFVVSPVTGLPQGVSVFLDGVRLNEPTVEEVNFDLIPLEDVDRIEVIRGPSVLFGRNTLGGAISLTTRRGEARREIGTELSGGSFGRINTRLLMSGEARPLDYYVSLTGVREEGYRDDTQSRLARAFAKVGVRAAGLDATVSYQYSNNRIRQAGSLPQSELRFNRQANISPDFFAPELHLAIINARYGLGDALTLEGNAFVRALSTEQFNANLIGANTRLLNSTLSTGGRLQGSYRGEVAGGDNVLIGGGEYVRTRVASRTFQATGGAGESLEADLTDDQHTLGFYAQDTLVLFRGFAGPGSSLVLTAAARWDRLRHDIGDRLGGESAGVHDFSRLNPRAGANLNLSERLGFFASYSEGFRAPAFLELTCAGPGAVCPGLQVGVAPDPQLKPVTARNYEIGMRSRPFLWLDLDLTAYRIDVSDDIFSVSPTGTTGVFFQNVGRTRRQGVEVGLRGRLGRTLDGYVNYSYTEATFLESTELATPLPPGVQSVRVGSSLTLVPRHRVNAGLAYRPWPWLTLSVDARYVSSQFLRGDEANRQPPLPGYWVLDGGLAARWRGFEAFVRINNVLDNRYEPFGTFAPNGHLPGNPVDRFLTPAPPLSVLAGLQYTY
- a CDS encoding transcriptional regulator — encoded protein: MAEAGTARRPRQGARAHEAAPAERRPGARRTDLAPESVIHHRLRLGIVSALAASESLTFNELKALLKTTDGNLSVHCRKLEDAHHVVCTKTFEGRRPRTEYRLAPLGRRELARYLNHMEALIRATRHTLGR
- a CDS encoding carbohydrate ABC transporter permease, translated to MAAPRTRRQKEIRRHLWIYGAITPYVIIAVFPIYWMVITAFKQNPDLYRMDVFPLWFHMAPTWKHFSYLFTDTNYAAWIINTMTIAAWVAVITLLVGVPAGYALARLRIPGSENLGISVFMTYLVPAIILFLPLSRVVSMLGLQDNWWSLVLVYPTITIPFCTWLLMGFFKTLPTEIEEAARVDGCGYLGALVRVVLPVSVPGILTSVIFAFTLSMQDFLYGLAFVAPGDQKPVTVGVPTELIRGDVYFWGSLMAAALMVGLPVAILYNFFLDRFIQGITGGIGK
- a CDS encoding extracellular solute-binding protein: MSDTQPVQTDHASVNRRRFLKVAGGGVAGSSLLTMLQARQAPAQIKGTTLRILQWSHFIPAYDAWYDRFAKEWGDKNGVKVRVDHIPHLDIPARMAAEFAAGAGHDIIYNGSSILTRLYYKNLADLTDVADAAGKKYGGWIPAAKSLVEVEGRWYGLPIFYILAPMLYRKDLFDANNLKYPDTWELARVAARTLKPKGHPTGIALSQCADANLFWRSMFFSHGGTEAEPSGASPTLDSKELREFLRFAKALFEEGMTPEVFSWDDASDNRYLASGVACWVHDAISAYRTTEDTNPPVFKNTFLGLEPQGLPNKRVSVAAPNVWMVWKFSKNQGAAKEWLAYLIDNDLVGMTESRGYNMPYLTDRYKKPMPVIGTDPKLQILQDFPKIVAFYGYPGPSTTPIQEIVNTFIFPDMITRFCRGQSMEEAIKWGVGEYRRIYAKHKGA
- a CDS encoding sugar ABC transporter permease, with the protein product MTASSSSGGPDAASARAAAISVASRARTSGWFRSQTSRRLGVGYLLLAPAVLYVLLLVGAPFLFSLYLALSDANVGEPVASFVGLANFRAALESDVFYIALRNSIVFTVVAAIFKGLLGTTLAFLLLQPFWGRKVVRGLVVIPFTLPVTISVLSWKWMYDSQFSVINWFLSRIGLVGSYGSPDWPVWLGQAHLALAACIIVNVWRSFPFSAIVLLAGFTSVPTEILDAARVDGTSFFQRFRYVVVPMIAPILLIGFLFDTVFTLSDLSIVYLLTQGGPANATKILPVLAYQVGIQAGALGRGAAISLFLFPLLLPLMILLLRNLKRRED
- a CDS encoding carbohydrate ABC transporter permease — its product is MNPRPWWTKLGHGTLMLLAAVYCLFPIYFMLVQSLKTPQEDVFGNPFIVMNPTFENFEELFERKSETRGFVGDALRRSYPFLDWLANTFFVFAGSVVATLVISVAAAYALGRLRPPGFRWWRRAIFATYVIPQTILFIPLFQVVNAFGLDDNLLALLFIYPSMALPFCVWMLSAYFQHLPREIEEAALIEGASRTTAFFRIVLPMSRPVLVAAGIFALGTVASDFMIASVFLLSGQSQTITAGIGTFDVALDELAAVAGVNLMAIPVVAISALFARDYVRGLTAAMVEGA